In the genome of Neisseria animaloris, one region contains:
- the pflB gene encoding formate C-acetyltransferase: MNTTTQERPAAWAGFQSGDWENSINVRDFIQKNYTPYEGKGDFLAPATEATTKLWVEVMEGIKVENRTHAPYKIDAQVVSGITSHGPGYIDKELETVVGLQTDEPLKRSIMPFGGLKMVQDSCKIYEVELNPTVTEIFTKYRKTHNQGVFDVYTPDIRRCRKSGVLTGLPDAYGRGRIIGDYRRVALYGIDRLMADKVDQFNSLQPDLEAGKNLEDVIRRREEINDQHRALAQMKEMAASYGFDISGPAKNAREAVQWTYFAYLAAVKSQNGAAMSFGRVATFLDIFIERDLQNGTLTESEAQELIDHLVMKLRMVRFLRTPEYDQLFSGDPIWATESIGGMGLDGRTLVTKNSFRFLHTLYNMGPSPEPNITVLWSEQLPEGFKHFCAKVSIDTSSIQYENDDLMRPDFNSDDYAIACCVSPMVVGKHMQFFGARANLAKTLLYAINGGVDEKSKDQVGPKSEPILDEVLDFDTVMAKMDSFMDWLATQYVTALNIIHYMHDKYSYEAALMALHDRDIKRTMACGIAGLSVAADSLSAIKYAKVKPIRDEDNIAIDFEIEGEYPQFGNNDDRVDDIACDLVERFMKKVATHPMYRNAIPTQSVLTITSNVVYGKKTGNTPDGRRAGAPFGPGANPMHGRDVNGAVASLSSVAKLPFEFAKDGISYTFSIVPGALGKDEQSRERNLAGLMDGYFHHEAGEIEGGQHLNVNVLNRETLMDAMEHPEKYPQLTIRVSGYAVRFNSLTREQQQDVITRTFTANM, translated from the coding sequence ATGAATACCACCACACAAGAGCGTCCTGCCGCTTGGGCCGGTTTTCAATCCGGTGATTGGGAGAACAGCATTAATGTGCGCGATTTCATTCAGAAAAACTACACCCCTTATGAGGGCAAAGGTGATTTCTTAGCCCCCGCCACCGAAGCCACCACCAAACTGTGGGTGGAAGTGATGGAAGGCATCAAAGTGGAAAACCGCACCCATGCACCGTATAAAATCGATGCGCAAGTGGTTTCCGGCATTACCAGCCACGGCCCCGGCTATATCGACAAAGAGTTGGAAACCGTGGTCGGACTGCAAACCGACGAGCCTTTGAAACGCTCCATCATGCCCTTCGGCGGCCTGAAAATGGTTCAAGATTCCTGCAAAATTTATGAAGTGGAACTGAACCCTACCGTTACCGAGATTTTTACCAAATACCGCAAAACCCATAACCAAGGTGTGTTTGACGTTTATACGCCCGATATCCGCCGTTGCCGCAAATCAGGCGTGCTGACCGGCCTGCCCGATGCCTATGGCCGCGGCCGTATCATCGGCGACTACCGCCGCGTTGCCTTATACGGTATCGACCGTTTGATGGCGGATAAAGTTGACCAATTCAATTCGTTGCAACCTGATTTGGAAGCCGGTAAAAACTTAGAAGATGTTATCCGTCGCCGCGAAGAAATCAATGACCAACACAGAGCTTTGGCTCAAATGAAAGAAATGGCCGCAAGCTATGGCTTCGATATTTCCGGTCCTGCCAAAAATGCCCGCGAAGCCGTTCAATGGACTTATTTTGCTTATTTGGCAGCCGTAAAATCCCAAAACGGTGCGGCCATGTCGTTCGGCCGTGTAGCCACTTTCTTGGATATTTTCATTGAGCGCGACCTGCAAAATGGTACGCTGACCGAAAGCGAAGCTCAAGAGTTGATCGACCATCTGGTGATGAAACTGCGTATGGTTCGCTTCCTGCGCACGCCCGAATACGACCAATTGTTCTCAGGCGACCCTATTTGGGCAACCGAATCCATCGGCGGTATGGGCTTGGACGGCCGCACGCTGGTTACCAAAAACAGCTTCCGCTTCCTGCATACGCTGTACAACATGGGTCCGTCTCCCGAGCCGAACATTACCGTGTTGTGGTCTGAGCAATTGCCGGAAGGCTTCAAACATTTCTGTGCCAAAGTATCTATCGACACTTCGTCTATCCAATACGAAAACGACGATTTGATGCGCCCCGACTTCAACAGCGACGACTACGCCATTGCCTGCTGCGTCAGTCCGATGGTGGTAGGCAAACACATGCAGTTCTTCGGTGCGCGCGCCAACTTGGCCAAAACCCTGCTGTATGCAATCAACGGCGGTGTGGACGAGAAATCGAAAGACCAAGTAGGCCCGAAATCAGAGCCGATTTTGGACGAAGTGTTGGATTTCGACACTGTGATGGCCAAAATGGACAGCTTCATGGATTGGCTGGCAACCCAATATGTTACTGCGTTGAATATTATCCACTACATGCACGATAAATATTCATACGAAGCCGCATTGATGGCATTGCACGACCGCGACATCAAACGTACCATGGCGTGCGGCATCGCCGGTTTGTCGGTAGCGGCCGACTCGTTGTCTGCCATCAAATACGCCAAAGTGAAACCGATCCGCGATGAAGACAATATCGCCATCGACTTTGAAATCGAAGGCGAATATCCGCAATTCGGTAACAACGATGACCGCGTGGACGACATCGCCTGCGATTTGGTGGAACGCTTTATGAAAAAAGTGGCCACCCATCCGATGTACCGCAATGCGATTCCGACCCAATCCGTGCTGACCATCACTTCCAATGTGGTGTACGGCAAAAAAACCGGCAACACGCCCGACGGCCGCCGCGCAGGTGCTCCGTTCGGCCCGGGAGCCAACCCGATGCACGGCCGTGATGTGAACGGCGCAGTCGCTTCGTTGAGTTCGGTAGCGAAACTGCCGTTTGAATTTGCCAAAGACGGTATTTCCTACACCTTCTCGATTGTGCCGGGCGCATTGGGCAAAGACGAACAATCGCGCGAACGCAATCTGGCAGGTTTGATGGACGGTTATTTCCACCACGAAGCCGGCGAAATCGAAGGCGGCCAACACCTGAACGTGAACGTGCTCAACCGCGAAACCCTGATGGACGCGATGGAACATCCCGAGAAATATCCGCAGCTGACCATCCGCGTATCCGGCTACGCCGTCCGCTTCAACTCGCTGACCCGTGAACAACAGCAAGACGTGATTACCCGCACCTTTACAGCCAACATGTAA
- the pflA gene encoding pyruvate formate lyase 1-activating protein — MQTYTIKAEENPHREGHRGYHGTGIIHSIESCGTVDGPGLRFVLFMQGCMMRCLYCHNRDTWDMHTDKAQEMTVEQVMKQVLSYRHYLKATGGGVTATGGEPLLQYEFIRDWFKACWEYNIHTCLDTNGYALHYDGILDDLLDHTNLVMLDLKQIDPEIHKVLVGIPNTKTLKFARYLAERNQPTRVRYVIVPGYTDDDHSAHLLGEFIGDMENIETVELLPYHELGAHKWELCGDEYKLKGVKPPPKETVLHIKEILEGYGKNIIY; from the coding sequence ATGCAAACCTACACCATCAAGGCCGAAGAAAATCCGCACCGCGAAGGACACCGCGGCTACCACGGCACAGGCATCATTCATTCCATCGAATCCTGCGGCACTGTCGACGGCCCCGGCTTGCGTTTCGTGCTGTTTATGCAAGGCTGCATGATGCGCTGCCTCTATTGCCATAACCGCGATACTTGGGACATGCATACCGATAAGGCGCAAGAGATGACGGTGGAGCAGGTGATGAAGCAGGTATTGTCTTACCGCCATTATCTGAAGGCCACCGGCGGCGGTGTAACGGCTACCGGCGGCGAACCGTTGCTGCAATACGAGTTTATCCGCGACTGGTTCAAGGCCTGTTGGGAGTACAACATCCACACCTGCCTCGACACCAACGGCTACGCCCTGCATTACGATGGTATTCTCGACGACCTGCTCGACCACACCAATCTCGTGATGCTCGATTTAAAACAAATCGACCCAGAAATCCATAAAGTGCTGGTTGGCATTCCCAACACTAAAACGCTGAAATTCGCCCGCTATCTGGCCGAGCGCAACCAGCCTACGCGGGTGCGTTATGTGATTGTGCCGGGATATACCGATGACGATCATTCCGCCCACCTGCTCGGCGAGTTTATCGGCGACATGGAAAATATCGAAACCGTGGAGCTGCTGCCCTATCACGAACTGGGCGCGCACAAATGGGAATTGTGCGGCGACGAATACAAACTTAAGGGAGTAAAGCCGCCGCCCAAAGAAACCGTGCTGCATATCAAAGAAATTCTCGAAGGCTACGGTAAAAACATTATTTATTAA
- a CDS encoding winged helix-turn-helix transcriptional regulator, with the protein MKELDKTDRKILKILQQNARIPMTELAEKVGLSTTPVTERVRRLERENIITGYHAHLNPHALGQSLLVFVELKLRSKSGNIFEDFRREVSMIPQVLECHLVSGEYDYLIKVRLPDMSAYRDMLGNILLQLPAAAESRSYVVMEEVKEDVLLHLD; encoded by the coding sequence ATGAAAGAGCTGGATAAAACCGACCGCAAAATCTTAAAAATCCTGCAACAAAACGCCCGCATCCCGATGACCGAGCTGGCCGAAAAAGTGGGGCTTTCCACCACGCCCGTTACCGAACGCGTGCGCCGTTTGGAACGGGAAAACATCATCACCGGCTATCACGCCCACCTCAATCCGCACGCCTTGGGGCAAAGCCTGTTGGTGTTCGTAGAACTCAAACTGCGCTCAAAATCCGGCAATATTTTTGAAGACTTCCGCCGCGAAGTGTCGATGATTCCGCAAGTTCTGGAATGCCATTTGGTGTCGGGCGAATACGACTACTTAATCAAAGTGCGCCTGCCCGATATGTCGGCCTACCGTGATATGCTCGGCAATATCCTGCTGCAACTGCCCGCCGCCGCCGAAAGCCGCAGCTATGTGGTGATGGAAGAAGTGAAAGAAGACGTGCTGCTGCATTTGGATTGA
- a CDS encoding D-amino acid dehydrogenase encodes MHIIVLGAGVAGVCTAWYLLEAGHRVTVIEREEAAAMGTSFANAGQLSYGYTTPWAAPGIPAKAAKWLLKKHSPLIFKPDGSLFQLQWLRQMLANCNPAGYNANKERMVRISEYSREMFRRFEAATGMDFEGRNKGTLQIFRRRHEVEAAAKDIEVLEAYGVPYRRLQAEECLQYEPALKGALHKIAGALHLPNDGTGDCHLFTRKLAAMCIEKGAEFQYNRAVERIEHSDGFIKAVRAGGQRFKADCYVCTLGSFSRPMMAELGLDLPVYPVKGYSLTIPVTDSDAAPVSTIIDETYKVAVTRFDRRIRVGGMAELSGYTINLKPERRETLELVVKDLYPDGGDLSRGIFWSGLRPMTPDSTPIIGGTRFGNLFLNTGHGTLGWTMSLGSAKIAADLICGKATEVRSDDLGLARYAV; translated from the coding sequence ATGCATATCATCGTGTTGGGTGCAGGTGTTGCGGGCGTTTGCACCGCTTGGTATCTGCTGGAAGCGGGGCATCGGGTAACCGTTATCGAACGCGAAGAAGCCGCCGCCATGGGCACCAGCTTCGCCAATGCCGGCCAACTTTCCTACGGCTACACCACGCCGTGGGCCGCGCCGGGCATTCCCGCCAAAGCCGCCAAATGGCTGCTGAAAAAACATTCCCCGTTGATTTTCAAGCCCGACGGCAGCCTGTTCCAACTTCAATGGTTGCGGCAGATGCTGGCGAACTGCAATCCCGCCGGCTACAACGCCAATAAAGAGCGTATGGTGCGGATTTCGGAATACAGCCGCGAAATGTTCCGCCGCTTTGAAGCCGCAACCGGCATGGATTTCGAGGGGCGCAACAAAGGCACTTTGCAGATTTTCCGCCGCCGGCACGAAGTGGAAGCCGCCGCCAAAGACATTGAAGTGCTTGAAGCATACGGCGTGCCTTATCGGAGATTGCAGGCGGAAGAATGCCTGCAATACGAACCCGCCCTAAAAGGTGCGCTGCACAAAATCGCCGGCGCACTGCACCTGCCCAACGACGGTACCGGCGATTGCCATCTGTTTACCCGAAAACTTGCCGCCATGTGTATCGAGAAAGGGGCGGAATTTCAGTATAACCGTGCCGTCGAACGCATCGAACATTCAGACGGCTTCATCAAGGCCGTCCGTGCGGGCGGGCAGCGTTTCAAAGCCGATTGTTACGTTTGCACCCTCGGCAGCTTCAGCCGCCCGATGATGGCCGAATTAGGCTTGGATCTGCCTGTGTATCCCGTGAAAGGCTATTCGCTCACTATTCCCGTAACCGACAGCGATGCCGCGCCTGTTTCCACCATTATCGACGAAACCTACAAAGTGGCGGTTACCCGTTTCGACAGGCGTATTCGTGTCGGCGGCATGGCTGAATTGTCGGGCTACACCATCAATTTAAAACCTGAACGCCGCGAAACGTTGGAACTGGTGGTCAAAGACTTATACCCCGACGGCGGGGATTTGAGCCGCGGTATTTTCTGGAGCGGCTTGCGCCCGATGACACCGGACAGCACGCCGATTATAGGCGGCACCCGCTTCGGCAACCTGTTTCTCAACACCGGCCACGGCACGTTGGGTTGGACGATGTCGCTCGGTTCGGCCAAAATCGCCGCCGATTTGATATGCGGCAAAGCCACCGAAGTGCGTAGCGACGATTTGGGTTTGGCCCGTTATGCCGTTTGA
- the alr gene encoding alanine racemase produces MRPLNAQIRLDNLRHNYQTLKNIHGNKLLAVVKANAYGHGAVRCAHALADMADGFAVASIEEAVELRENGIENPILLLEGVFEAKEYALVDQYRLWPAVCSQWQLEALLHHEWQASVKVWLKMDSGMHRAGFFPHNYAAAYTALKQNPSVAEIVKFSHFACADDPESGMTEIQLEAFDLGCEGLEGEESLANSAAMLRFPEARRDWGRAGIALYGASPLGGSDERLKPVMRLSTRVFGERVLQPHSPVGYGAVFYTQKSTRVGLIACGYADGYPRHAPTGTPVAVGTHRSRLIGRISMDMMTIELDVSQEGIGDEVELWGDTVNINEVAAAAGTIAYELLCNVKRAKFTYYE; encoded by the coding sequence ATGCGCCCGCTGAACGCCCAAATCCGCCTCGACAACCTGCGCCACAACTACCAAACGCTGAAAAACATCCACGGCAACAAACTGCTGGCGGTGGTAAAGGCCAATGCCTACGGACACGGTGCGGTACGGTGCGCCCATGCGTTGGCAGACATGGCCGACGGTTTTGCCGTCGCCTCCATTGAAGAAGCGGTGGAATTGCGCGAAAACGGCATCGAAAACCCGATTCTGCTGCTCGAAGGCGTGTTTGAAGCCAAAGAATACGCGCTGGTCGATCAATACCGCTTATGGCCCGCCGTATGCAGCCAATGGCAGCTTGAAGCCCTGCTGCACCACGAATGGCAGGCTTCCGTCAAAGTGTGGCTGAAAATGGATTCCGGCATGCACCGCGCCGGCTTCTTCCCGCACAACTACGCCGCCGCCTACACCGCCTTGAAGCAGAATCCGAGCGTGGCCGAGATTGTGAAATTCAGCCATTTCGCCTGTGCCGACGACCCCGAAAGCGGCATGACCGAAATCCAGCTTGAAGCCTTCGATTTGGGCTGCGAAGGCTTGGAAGGCGAAGAAAGTCTGGCCAATTCCGCCGCCATGCTGCGCTTTCCCGAAGCCCGCCGCGACTGGGGCAGAGCGGGGATTGCGCTTTACGGCGCATCGCCGTTGGGTGGCAGCGACGAACGCCTGAAACCCGTGATGCGCCTGAGCACGCGCGTATTCGGCGAGCGCGTGTTGCAGCCGCATTCGCCCGTGGGCTACGGCGCGGTGTTCTATACGCAAAAATCCACCCGCGTCGGCCTGATTGCCTGCGGCTATGCCGACGGCTACCCCCGCCACGCCCCGACCGGCACGCCCGTGGCCGTCGGCACCCACCGCAGCCGCTTAATCGGCCGCATTTCCATGGACATGATGACCATCGAACTGGACGTTTCCCAAGAAGGCATCGGCGATGAAGTCGAACTGTGGGGCGATACCGTCAACATCAACGAAGTGGCGGCAGCCGCCGGCACGATTGCCTACGAACTGCTGTGCAACGTCAAGCGCGCCAAGTTTACTTATTACGAATAA
- the dapE gene encoding succinyl-diaminopimelate desuccinylase has protein sequence MNDTQSLALTKQLIAQPSVTPDDQNCQQILAERLQKIGFTIEQMNFGDTKNIWARRGTASPVVCFAGHTDVVPPGPSEKWDSPPFEPTERDGRLYGRGAADMKTSIACFVTACERFVAEHPDHTGSIALLITSDEEGDAHDGTTKVVDALKARGELIDYCIVGEPTAVETLGDTVKNGRRGSLSGNLTVKGKQGHIAYPHLALNPIHTFAPALAELTAAEWDKGNEYFPPTGFQISNINGGTGATNVIPGTLNVKFNFRFSTESTDIGLKQRVHDILDNHGISYDLEWSCSGQPFLTEAGRLTDIAREAVAKVCGIQTELSTSGGTSDGRFIKAIAAELIELGPSNASIHQINENVLLSDIPKLSAVYEEMLKALL, from the coding sequence ATGAACGACACCCAATCTCTCGCCTTAACCAAGCAACTCATCGCCCAACCTTCCGTTACGCCCGACGACCAAAACTGCCAACAGATTTTGGCCGAACGGCTGCAAAAAATCGGCTTTACCATTGAACAAATGAATTTCGGCGACACCAAAAACATCTGGGCGCGGCGCGGCACGGCTTCGCCGGTGGTGTGTTTCGCGGGGCATACCGACGTAGTACCGCCGGGGCCGTCTGAAAAATGGGATTCGCCGCCGTTCGAGCCGACCGAGCGCGACGGCCGCCTTTACGGGCGCGGCGCGGCGGATATGAAAACCAGCATCGCCTGTTTCGTTACCGCCTGCGAGCGTTTTGTGGCGGAACACCCCGACCACACGGGCAGCATCGCCCTGCTGATTACCTCCGACGAAGAAGGCGACGCGCACGACGGCACCACTAAAGTGGTGGACGCGCTCAAAGCGCGCGGCGAATTGATTGATTACTGCATCGTCGGCGAACCCACCGCTGTCGAAACGCTGGGCGACACGGTGAAAAACGGCCGCCGGGGTTCGCTTTCCGGCAACCTTACCGTTAAAGGCAAGCAAGGCCACATCGCCTACCCGCATTTGGCGTTGAACCCCATACATACCTTTGCGCCCGCGCTGGCCGAACTGACCGCCGCCGAATGGGACAAAGGCAACGAATATTTCCCGCCCACCGGCTTTCAGATTTCCAATATCAACGGCGGCACGGGCGCAACCAACGTTATCCCCGGCACGCTCAACGTGAAATTCAATTTCCGTTTTTCCACCGAATCCACCGACATCGGCCTGAAACAGCGCGTGCACGATATTCTCGACAACCACGGCATCAGCTACGATTTGGAATGGTCGTGCTCGGGGCAGCCGTTTCTCACCGAAGCAGGCCGCCTGACCGACATCGCCCGCGAAGCCGTTGCCAAAGTGTGCGGAATACAGACCGAACTTTCCACCAGCGGCGGCACGTCGGACGGCCGCTTCATCAAAGCCATCGCCGCCGAGCTGATCGAACTGGGCCCCAGCAACGCCAGCATCCATCAGATTAACGAAAACGTGTTGTTGAGCGACATCCCGAAACTCTCGGCTGTGTACGAAGAAATGCTCAAAGCCCTGCTCTGA
- a CDS encoding DUF4126 domain-containing protein: MTFDTIISIALGIGLAASTGFRVFLPLFALSLSAYFGLWPLNESWQWLGSTNALIILGIAAIVESLGYLIPFIDNLLDTIAVPLAGLAGTAVMASTAADLSPAVTWALAIIAGGGAAAAIKGANATTRAASTATTGGLANPIFSVAETGTAVVMTALSLFVPILAVFVVVMVSFWLYRKYTRYRRSRAQV; encoded by the coding sequence ATGACGTTTGACACCATCATCAGTATTGCCCTCGGTATCGGCTTGGCGGCCAGCACCGGTTTCCGCGTGTTTCTGCCTTTGTTCGCCCTCAGTTTGTCGGCTTATTTCGGCTTGTGGCCGCTGAACGAAAGCTGGCAATGGTTGGGCAGCACCAATGCATTGATTATTCTGGGGATTGCTGCGATTGTAGAATCGTTGGGCTATTTGATTCCGTTTATCGACAATTTGCTTGATACCATCGCCGTGCCGCTGGCAGGGCTGGCGGGTACGGCAGTGATGGCTTCCACCGCCGCCGATTTGAGTCCGGCGGTAACGTGGGCGTTGGCGATTATTGCCGGCGGCGGTGCGGCGGCAGCCATTAAAGGCGCAAACGCCACCACCCGTGCGGCCAGCACCGCGACAACGGGCGGGCTGGCGAACCCGATATTTTCGGTAGCGGAAACCGGCACGGCCGTGGTGATGACTGCGCTCAGTTTGTTTGTGCCGATATTGGCGGTGTTTGTAGTAGTGATGGTGTCGTTTTGGCTGTATCGGAAATACACCCGATACCGCAGGAGCAGGGCGCAAGTTTAA
- a CDS encoding symmetrical bis(5'-nucleosyl)-tetraphosphatase, with protein sequence MAHYAIGDIQGCFAELTALLAKIGFNHGTDTLWLTGDIVNRGPQSLEALQFVMRHESSIRTVLGNHDLHLLAVSYGFGRIKRGDTISPILEHPERLKMLDWLRAQPLLIRSEKHVLVHAGLLPQWSVAEAESLAQEVESELRGDKAMQYFLNMYGNKPRRWSPDLEGYNRLRMITNVLTRMRALTFKNQLDYDFKGGPEDMPSGLRAWFEAPGRRHLSHTVVFGHWSALGYLNARNVIALDTGALWGGELTAVNLDTNEITQVDSQSGLHWATTL encoded by the coding sequence ATGGCACATTACGCAATCGGCGACATTCAAGGCTGCTTTGCCGAGCTTACCGCCCTGCTCGCCAAAATAGGTTTTAACCACGGCACCGACACCCTTTGGCTCACGGGCGACATCGTCAACCGCGGCCCGCAGTCACTCGAAGCCCTGCAATTTGTGATGCGGCACGAAAGCAGCATCCGCACCGTGCTCGGCAACCACGACCTGCACCTGCTGGCTGTGTCGTACGGCTTCGGCAGAATCAAACGCGGCGACACCATTTCACCGATTCTCGAGCACCCCGAACGCTTGAAAATGCTCGATTGGCTGCGCGCCCAGCCTTTGCTGATACGCAGCGAAAAACACGTTTTGGTACACGCCGGCCTGCTGCCGCAATGGAGCGTGGCCGAAGCCGAAAGCCTGGCCCAAGAAGTGGAAAGCGAATTGCGGGGCGACAAAGCGATGCAGTATTTCCTCAATATGTACGGCAACAAGCCGCGCCGTTGGTCGCCCGATTTGGAAGGCTACAACCGCTTGCGTATGATTACCAACGTGCTTACCCGTATGCGTGCCCTCACGTTCAAAAACCAGCTCGATTACGATTTCAAAGGCGGCCCCGAAGACATGCCCAGCGGCCTGCGTGCGTGGTTTGAAGCTCCCGGCCGCCGGCATTTGAGCCATACCGTTGTTTTCGGCCATTGGTCGGCCTTGGGCTACCTCAACGCCCGCAACGTTATCGCCCTCGACACCGGCGCGCTTTGGGGCGGCGAACTGACCGCAGTGAATCTCGATACGAACGAAATTACCCAAGTCGATTCCCAAAGCGGGCTGCATTGGGCGACCACTTTATAG
- a CDS encoding RidA family protein, giving the protein MTKTIIHTDNAPAAIGAYSQAVRAGDTVYMSGQIPLDPATMTVVGNGDFRAEAHQVFKNLQAVAQAAGGSLDDIVKVNAYLTDLGNFAVFNEVMAEYFSQPFPARAAVGVASLPKSVQVEAEAVLVLG; this is encoded by the coding sequence ATGACTAAAACCATCATCCACACCGACAACGCCCCCGCCGCCATCGGCGCATACAGCCAAGCCGTGCGCGCGGGCGACACCGTTTACATGAGCGGCCAAATCCCGCTCGACCCCGCCACCATGACCGTGGTCGGCAACGGCGATTTCCGCGCCGAAGCGCACCAAGTGTTTAAAAACCTGCAAGCCGTGGCGCAAGCTGCGGGCGGTTCTTTGGACGACATCGTTAAAGTCAACGCCTACCTCACCGACTTGGGCAACTTCGCCGTATTCAACGAAGTGATGGCCGAATATTTCAGCCAACCCTTTCCCGCCCGCGCCGCCGTCGGCGTAGCCAGTCTGCCCAAAAGCGTACAGGTGGAAGCGGAAGCCGTATTGGTGCTGGGCTGA
- the ribF gene encoding bifunctional riboflavin kinase/FAD synthetase encodes MKIWFGLGSRPDFPQGSAVTIGNFDGVHLGHRHILQRLKQEAQSRGLPVVAVIFEPQPQEFFARKQGRELPYRLSPLRSKLHLLRETGCVDAVWVLRFNQAFADINAQTFISRLLRETLNTKYLIIGDDFRFGAGREGDFALLQSQPDMVTERTPSVLVENIRASSTAIRKALSDGLLEYAGKLLGHDYALSGKVKHGAKLGRTIGCPTANVQLPQHHYALSGVFVVEAEGSFGTRRGVASFGFNPTVSATRRQKLEVHLFDFNGNLYGQRIRVRFLHKLRDEAKFDNIDDLKKQIWADMDAARNRMKA; translated from the coding sequence ATGAAAATCTGGTTCGGTTTGGGCAGCCGCCCCGACTTTCCGCAAGGCTCCGCCGTTACCATCGGCAATTTCGACGGCGTGCATCTCGGCCACCGCCACATCCTGCAACGGCTCAAACAAGAAGCACAAAGCCGCGGCCTGCCCGTGGTTGCCGTGATTTTCGAGCCGCAGCCGCAAGAATTTTTCGCCCGCAAACAAGGCCGTGAACTGCCCTACCGCCTCAGCCCGCTGCGCAGCAAACTGCACCTGCTGCGCGAAACCGGCTGCGTCGATGCCGTGTGGGTGCTGCGTTTCAACCAAGCCTTTGCCGACATCAACGCCCAAACCTTCATCAGCCGCCTGCTGCGCGAAACCCTCAACACCAAATACCTGATCATCGGCGACGATTTCCGCTTCGGTGCAGGGCGTGAAGGCGATTTCGCCCTGCTGCAAAGCCAGCCCGACATGGTTACCGAGCGCACCCCCTCCGTGTTGGTGGAAAACATCCGCGCCAGCAGCACCGCCATCCGCAAAGCCCTTTCAGACGGCCTCTTGGAATACGCCGGCAAACTGCTCGGCCACGACTACGCACTCAGCGGCAAAGTCAAACACGGTGCCAAACTCGGCCGCACCATCGGCTGCCCCACCGCCAACGTGCAGCTTCCCCAACACCACTACGCCCTCAGCGGCGTGTTTGTAGTTGAAGCGGAAGGCAGCTTCGGCACCCGCCGCGGCGTAGCCAGCTTCGGCTTCAACCCCACCGTATCCGCAACCCGCCGCCAAAAGCTCGAAGTGCATTTGTTCGACTTCAACGGCAACCTATACGGCCAACGCATCCGCGTGCGTTTTCTTCACAAACTGCGCGACGAAGCCAAGTTCGACAATATTGACGATTTGAAAAAACAGATTTGGGCGGATATGGATGCGGCGAGGAATCGGATGAAAGCCTGA
- a CDS encoding LURP-one-related/scramblase family protein → MQNLQFPLNFTFKIFTPSNDFTVFDAQGREVAYTRQKIFKIKESIEIFRDGSRNERLYTIDADRIIDFNANYTVRDAAGRIIGSIKRSGMKSLWKTSYTLSDAAGNQRYTLHEANPWIAVVDGIVGEIPLLGMLTGYFLNPTYTIATPDGHETYLLKKNASFFERKFSLEKTAQAPAEDDVLVLNAAMLLMLLERRDG, encoded by the coding sequence ATGCAAAACCTTCAATTTCCCCTCAACTTCACCTTCAAAATCTTTACCCCGTCCAACGACTTTACCGTGTTCGATGCACAAGGTAGAGAAGTAGCCTACACGCGCCAGAAGATTTTTAAGATTAAAGAATCCATCGAAATTTTCCGCGACGGCAGCCGCAACGAGAGACTCTACACCATCGATGCCGACCGTATTATCGACTTCAACGCCAACTACACCGTGCGCGACGCGGCGGGCCGAATCATCGGCAGCATCAAGCGCAGCGGCATGAAATCATTGTGGAAAACCAGCTATACTCTCAGTGATGCAGCGGGCAATCAGCGCTACACCCTGCACGAAGCCAACCCGTGGATAGCAGTGGTAGACGGCATCGTCGGCGAAATCCCCCTTCTCGGCATGCTCACCGGCTATTTTCTCAACCCGACCTACACTATCGCCACGCCCGACGGACACGAAACCTACCTTCTCAAGAAAAACGCCTCGTTTTTCGAACGCAAATTCAGCTTGGAAAAGACCGCCCAAGCTCCGGCGGAAGACGATGTGTTGGTGCTGAACGCCGCCATGCTGCTGATGCTGCTCGAACGCCGCGACGGCTAA